The following are encoded in a window of Lentimicrobiaceae bacterium genomic DNA:
- the hydG gene encoding [FeFe] hydrogenase H-cluster radical SAM maturase HydG, with protein MIFTPEKCRIPDQRMKNFIDPDEIWDYINNTKSDKFRVADVIAKSLDKKRLTLEETAVLINATEPELVEQIKEGARELKKRIYGNRIVLFAPLYIGNKCINNCQYCGFRTSNKDQIRRTLTDQELIKTVENLEDTGQKRLILVYGEHPEYSPEYIAHTVDVVYGVKKGNGEIRRVNINAAPLDIEGFRKVKSAKIGTYQIFQETYHPEIYKRYHLGGIKKDFEWRLTSLDRAQEAGIDDVGIGALFNLYDWRFEVMGLVRHTNHFETCYNVGPHTISFPRIKDASNLQLKDEYHVSDKDFAKLVAILRLAVPYTGMILTAREPAKLRKEIMQFGVSQIDGGTKLEIGAYAEDEHKNQNLHREQFQINDDRPLNEIIDELLDQGYIPSFCTACYRLGRTGEHFMEFSVPGFIKKYCSPNAILTLTEYLVDYASENLRSKGWKLIEDNLADLEKHHQDVQEIRNRIEKIKQGERDLYF; from the coding sequence ATGATTTTTACGCCTGAAAAATGCCGGATTCCCGACCAACGAATGAAAAACTTTATTGACCCGGACGAAATTTGGGATTATATAAATAATACTAAATCAGATAAGTTCAGAGTAGCCGATGTTATTGCCAAATCGCTTGATAAAAAACGGTTAACTCTCGAAGAAACTGCTGTCCTTATAAATGCAACAGAGCCCGAACTGGTTGAGCAAATAAAAGAAGGAGCCCGTGAGCTTAAAAAACGTATTTATGGCAACCGTATAGTGCTGTTTGCTCCGCTTTACATCGGAAATAAATGCATTAATAATTGCCAGTATTGTGGATTCCGAACTTCGAACAAAGACCAGATACGACGGACGCTAACCGACCAGGAGTTGATAAAAACTGTTGAAAATTTAGAGGATACCGGGCAAAAACGGCTTATTTTGGTTTACGGGGAACATCCCGAATATTCGCCTGAATACATTGCCCACACAGTGGATGTGGTTTATGGAGTTAAAAAGGGAAACGGGGAAATTCGCCGCGTAAACATCAATGCTGCACCATTGGATATTGAAGGTTTCCGGAAGGTAAAATCTGCCAAAATCGGAACTTACCAGATTTTTCAGGAAACATATCATCCCGAAATTTATAAACGCTACCATCTTGGAGGCATTAAAAAAGATTTTGAATGGAGGTTAACCTCTCTCGACCGCGCCCAGGAAGCCGGAATTGATGATGTTGGCATAGGAGCATTATTCAACCTTTACGACTGGCGTTTCGAAGTAATGGGGTTGGTGCGTCATACCAATCATTTTGAAACTTGTTATAATGTGGGTCCGCACACTATTTCATTTCCCCGTATAAAAGATGCGTCAAATCTGCAACTTAAGGACGAATACCATGTTTCGGATAAAGATTTTGCCAAATTGGTAGCAATACTTCGTCTGGCAGTTCCTTACACCGGTATGATTTTAACCGCACGTGAACCGGCAAAACTTCGCAAGGAAATTATGCAATTTGGAGTTTCGCAGATAGACGGTGGCACAAAACTTGAAATTGGAGCTTACGCCGAAGATGAACATAAAAATCAGAACCTTCACCGTGAACAATTTCAGATTAACGACGACCGTCCGCTTAATGAAATTATTGATGAACTCCTCGATCAGGGTTATATCCCTTCATTTTGTACGGCTTGTTACCGCTTGGGACGTACCGGCGAACATTTTATGGAATTTTCAGTTCCTGGATTTATCAAAAAATATTGCTCACCAAATGCTATCCTTACCCTGACGGAATACCTGGTGGATTATGCTTCAGAAAACTTACGCAGCAAAGGCTGGAAACTTATTGAAGATAACCTGGCTGACCTTGAAAAACATCATCAGGATGTGCAGGAAATTCGTAACCGGATTGAAAAAATTAAACAAGGGGAACGAGATTTGTATTTCTAA
- a CDS encoding galactose mutarotase: MKNLFIKIQLIIVAFLGFAFLNSCNPSQQKKEKLTQIGIKDTVWGQTTDGKQVHLFTLQNAKGMVVKITDFGGIVTSILAPDKDGKFDDVVLGFDSLAPYFINNPHFGGIIGRYANRIGNATFILDGKKYRLVANDGKNTLHGGVVGFDKKLWSAEKFSDSTKVGIHLSLLSPDGDQGFPGNLKVTVTYTLTNANELKIDYEATTDKATPINLTHHSYFNLAGAGNGNILAQSVMINAEEYVPVNSSLIPTGEMKTIRGTDMNFLNAHPIGERINNIPGVPGGYDHTYVIRHKKGDLNLAATAYDFVNKRFLEILTTEPGVQFYTGNFLDGTLTGKGSKVYNKYYGFCFETQHFPDSPNQPDFPSTILKPGEIFTSHTVYQFSVR, encoded by the coding sequence ATGAAGAACCTATTTATCAAGATTCAACTCATAATAGTTGCTTTTCTGGGCTTTGCTTTCCTCAACTCATGCAATCCCTCGCAACAAAAGAAAGAAAAACTTACACAAATAGGTATAAAGGATACCGTGTGGGGGCAAACTACAGATGGGAAGCAGGTACATTTATTTACGCTGCAAAATGCAAAAGGTATGGTTGTAAAAATTACCGATTTCGGTGGGATTGTAACCTCCATACTTGCTCCGGACAAAGATGGAAAATTTGACGATGTAGTATTGGGCTTCGACAGCCTTGCTCCCTATTTTATTAATAATCCGCATTTTGGTGGAATAATAGGCAGATACGCCAACCGCATCGGCAATGCAACTTTTATTCTTGATGGGAAAAAATACCGGCTTGTAGCCAACGATGGGAAAAACACTCTTCACGGCGGGGTAGTGGGATTTGATAAAAAACTTTGGTCTGCCGAAAAATTTAGTGATTCAACTAAAGTAGGCATTCATTTATCGTTGCTTAGCCCTGACGGTGACCAAGGTTTCCCTGGTAACCTGAAGGTAACTGTTACTTACACACTCACAAATGCAAACGAATTAAAAATTGACTACGAAGCCACAACCGACAAAGCTACCCCTATCAACCTTACTCACCACAGTTATTTTAACCTTGCCGGAGCAGGAAACGGTAATATCCTCGCTCAGTCTGTAATGATTAATGCCGAAGAATATGTTCCTGTTAATTCAAGCCTTATCCCTACGGGAGAAATGAAAACCATCCGTGGTACCGATATGAATTTTTTAAATGCCCATCCTATTGGCGAACGCATTAACAATATACCGGGTGTACCAGGCGGATACGACCATACATATGTAATCAGGCATAAAAAAGGCGACCTGAATTTGGCTGCCACTGCTTATGATTTTGTTAATAAACGGTTTTTAGAAATTCTCACTACCGAACCTGGAGTACAATTTTATACAGGAAACTTTCTCGATGGAACATTAACGGGAAAAGGAAGTAAAGTGTATAATAAATATTATGGTTTTTGTTTCGAAACACAGCACTTTCCTGATTCGCCTAACCAACCTGATTTTCCGAGTACCATTTTGAAACCGGGCGAAATCTTCACCTCACATACGGTTTACCAGTTTTCGGTAAGATAA
- the sucC gene encoding ADP-forming succinate--CoA ligase subunit beta — protein sequence MNLHEYQAKQILKSFGVTVPEGMVAETPEKAVKAAEVIQLLTDSDRWAIKAQIHAGGRGKGGGVKIAKSLEDVREKANQIIGMHLVTPQTSTEGKLVNQVLVEQNIYYPGEFETQEFYLSILLNRNTNKTMIMYSPEGGMDIEEVAEKRPDRIFIEEIERCVGLQEYQCRKIACNLQLTGKAYTKMLRFIRALYNAYRNSDATLLEINPMVKTSDNNIIAADAKIRLDNNALFRHPEYASMRDIREEDIIEVEATQNHLNYVKLNGNVGCMVNGAGLAMATMDIIKLYGGEPANFLDVGGTANAARVEQAFRIILKDPNVKVILVNIFGGIVRCDRVAQGIIDAYKNIGDIKIPIIVRLQGTNAVEARQLIEQSDLKVFSATLLQEAAEMVTRALT from the coding sequence ATGAACCTCCATGAGTACCAGGCAAAGCAAATTTTAAAAAGTTTTGGGGTTACCGTACCCGAAGGAATGGTTGCAGAAACCCCTGAAAAAGCAGTGAAAGCAGCCGAAGTTATCCAGTTGCTTACCGATTCTGACCGTTGGGCGATAAAAGCTCAGATACATGCCGGAGGACGTGGCAAGGGAGGTGGCGTAAAAATTGCCAAATCACTTGAGGACGTACGTGAAAAAGCCAATCAAATCATCGGAATGCATCTGGTTACACCACAAACCAGTACCGAAGGCAAGTTGGTAAACCAGGTGCTCGTAGAACAGAATATTTATTACCCCGGTGAATTTGAAACACAAGAGTTTTACCTAAGCATCCTGCTCAACCGCAATACTAATAAAACCATGATTATGTATTCGCCCGAAGGAGGGATGGATATTGAAGAAGTGGCTGAAAAAAGACCAGATAGAATTTTTATTGAAGAAATAGAACGCTGCGTAGGTTTACAGGAGTACCAGTGCCGTAAGATTGCCTGCAATCTTCAGCTTACAGGAAAAGCGTATACGAAAATGTTGCGGTTTATCAGGGCTTTATACAATGCTTATCGCAATTCTGATGCTACTTTACTTGAAATCAACCCAATGGTAAAAACATCTGACAATAACATTATAGCTGCCGATGCCAAAATACGCCTCGACAACAATGCTTTATTTCGTCATCCTGAGTATGCCAGTATGCGCGATATTCGTGAAGAAGATATTATAGAAGTGGAAGCTACCCAGAATCATCTCAATTATGTAAAACTGAACGGAAATGTGGGTTGTATGGTAAATGGTGCCGGTTTGGCGATGGCAACCATGGATATCATTAAACTTTATGGAGGCGAACCCGCCAATTTTCTGGATGTAGGAGGTACTGCAAATGCCGCCCGGGTTGAACAGGCTTTCCGTATTATTTTAAAAGACCCGAATGTAAAAGTAATCTTAGTAAATATTTTTGGGGGCATTGTACGTTGTGACCGTGTTGCACAAGGAATTATTGATGCCTATAAAAATATTGGCGATATTAAAATTCCAATCATTGTAAGATTGCAAGGTACCAATGCTGTGGAAGCCCGGCAGCTTATTGAACAGTCAGATCTAAAAGTTTTTTCTGCTACACTTTTACAGGAAGCTGCAGAAATGGTTACCCGTGCACTTACTTAA
- a CDS encoding class I SAM-dependent methyltransferase yields MNNKKQTIHDFDLNIIYDFFSKTERQGPGSPGETLKALGFIGGLTEKSKIADIGCGTGGQTIVLGENTPCEIIGVDAWPDFINQFNQNAQIKNLQDRVKGIVGNMENLPFQEGEFDLIWSEGAIYNIGFERGLNEWRKFLKQGGYIAVTENTWFTEERPVEIQDFWQKAYPEIDTIPNKVAQMQKAGYLPVATYILPETIWTDYYTWQTLRRKSFLKKYNGNKAIEEFVASMRYEAELYYKYKAYYGYMFYIGKKI; encoded by the coding sequence ATGAACAACAAAAAACAAACAATTCACGACTTTGACTTGAATATTATTTATGATTTTTTTTCAAAAACAGAACGTCAAGGTCCCGGAAGTCCCGGAGAAACGCTTAAAGCATTGGGTTTTATAGGCGGTCTTACCGAAAAGTCCAAAATTGCCGATATTGGTTGTGGAACAGGTGGTCAAACAATAGTATTAGGAGAAAACACACCGTGTGAAATTATCGGTGTTGATGCTTGGCCCGATTTTATAAATCAATTCAACCAAAATGCCCAAATCAAAAATCTTCAAGATAGAGTGAAAGGCATTGTCGGCAATATGGAAAATCTTCCGTTTCAAGAGGGTGAATTTGACTTGATTTGGTCGGAAGGAGCGATTTATAACATTGGATTTGAGCGTGGACTGAACGAGTGGCGAAAATTTCTGAAACAGGGCGGATATATCGCAGTTACGGAAAACACTTGGTTTACCGAAGAGCGACCTGTCGAAATTCAGGATTTTTGGCAAAAAGCCTATCCTGAAATAGATACTATCCCGAATAAGGTTGCTCAAATGCAAAAAGCAGGTTATCTTCCAGTTGCCACATATATCTTGCCCGAAACTATTTGGACAGACTATTATACTTGGCAAACCTTGAGACGAAAATCCTTTCTGAAAAAATATAACGGCAACAAAGCCATAGAAGAATTTGTCGCTTCCATGCGATATGAGGCAGAGTTATATTACAAATATAAAGCATATTATGGCTATATGTTTTATATCGGGAAGAAGATTTAA